One part of the Nitrosophilus kaiyonis genome encodes these proteins:
- a CDS encoding TetR/AcrR family transcriptional regulator, translating to MSKKEDILKVAAQHFSKFGYSGVSLDSIAKEVGITKAAIYYHFKDKANLYEGVLLFRLENLVKFIEKKITSKDPQNRLKEYIEGFGEFLQNYPCFAAILAHEFADNGKNMSDKAVKELSKTLNLLTSILNDGIKKDIFEISNPMVVQMMIVSTLIMHQTTKNLRKRVTDFIEGYEILPEPDIKDISKIVAKKILKAIEHFEKL from the coding sequence ATGAGTAAAAAAGAAGATATCTTAAAAGTAGCTGCACAGCATTTTTCAAAATTTGGATATAGTGGTGTATCTTTAGACTCTATTGCTAAAGAGGTAGGTATAACAAAAGCAGCAATATATTACCATTTTAAGGATAAAGCAAATCTATATGAAGGAGTTTTGCTTTTTAGACTTGAAAATCTTGTTAAATTTATTGAAAAGAAAATTACATCAAAAGATCCTCAAAATAGATTGAAAGAGTATATTGAAGGTTTTGGCGAATTTTTACAAAACTATCCATGTTTTGCTGCAATCTTGGCTCATGAGTTTGCAGATAATGGAAAAAATATGAGCGATAAGGCAGTAAAAGAGTTATCAAAAACACTAAATTTATTAACTTCCATTTTAAATGATGGAATAAAAAAAGATATTTTTGAGATTAGCAATCCTATGGTTGTTCAAATGATGATAGTTTCAACTCTTATTATGCATCAAACAACAAAAAATTTAAGAAAAAGAGTAACAGATTTTATAGAAGGCTATGAAATATTGCCTGAACCAGATATAAAAGATATCTCAAAAATTGTTGCAAAAAAAATATTAAAGGCTATAGAGCATTTTGAAAAATTATAA
- a CDS encoding FeoA family protein, which produces MSQKKLSQMKPKEKGIIKKIGNIGELKDRLLELGALTKTPIEVVRIAPFGDPIELKIGNTHIAIRKSEAKKIEVETFKERY; this is translated from the coding sequence ATGAGCCAAAAAAAACTTTCCCAAATGAAACCAAAAGAAAAAGGCATAATTAAAAAAATAGGTAATATTGGAGAGCTTAAAGATAGATTATTGGAGCTTGGAGCATTAACAAAAACACCAATAGAAGTAGTTCGTATAGCTCCATTTGGTGATCCAATTGAGCTTAAAATTGGAAATACCCATATAGCTATTAGAAAAAGTGAAGCAAAAAAAATAGAAGTAGAGACCTTTAAGGAAAGATATTGA
- a CDS encoding permease yields the protein MRFLNKLIDSFKNFFKISPMILAVIGLIGIFKVFITPDILSSLFTKNPILDTFIGLFTGAIAVGQALISYILGGELLNSGISLYGVTAFILAWVTLGIVQLPLEASVLGAKFTVFRNILALIFTFLITLATVWTLKFLQ from the coding sequence GTGAGATTTTTAAATAAACTTATAGACTCTTTTAAAAATTTTTTCAAAATATCTCCAATGATTTTAGCTGTTATAGGGCTTATAGGAATTTTTAAAGTTTTTATAACACCTGATATACTTTCATCACTTTTTACTAAAAATCCTATACTTGATACATTTATAGGACTATTTACTGGGGCTATTGCTGTTGGGCAGGCTCTTATTAGCTATATTTTAGGGGGAGAGTTATTAAATAGTGGTATATCTTTATATGGAGTAACTGCATTTATTTTAGCCTGGGTTACTCTTGGAATTGTGCAGCTTCCTCTTGAAGCAAGTGTCCTTGGTGCTAAATTTACAGTTTTTAGAAATATATTAGCACTTATTTTTACATTTTTAATAACTTTAGCAACAGTTTGGACATTAAAGTTTTTACAATGA
- a CDS encoding NnrS family protein, giving the protein MQFSTEKLSKRDYFFSQPHQPFFTLGIINAIISMLLFIPAYKGIFGIDAKFFHSYSMIFLVFTNFFLGFLYTTFPRFSGTFPIHPRKYLMVFLFNLLATVSFFVSIWLNLAFFAAAIFMAISFALTLKEFYSIYKVCTLPKNDQYWLIVAIGVGAISNIFFLLSYIPCSCKSNIIYDTAINFGIYLYLIFLAFVVAFRMVPFFSHVMNWEKNRYLHIEIFTLFLLHSFLYNLYPKALFLIDLIAAILIANELKKIKLPFPNKEPLLWILHISIFWLPAALFIGSLIEFFEKFYGIYSFQLPIHLLALGFLTTILIGFGTRVTLGHSGNMLIVDRVTVYIFYFTQIVILGRVIFSIMAYFGKISPFFDISATLWIVLFVWWMLKYFKVLAFGEKIA; this is encoded by the coding sequence ATGCAATTTTCAACTGAAAAACTCTCAAAAAGAGACTATTTTTTCTCTCAACCCCATCAACCATTTTTTACTCTAGGGATTATTAATGCAATTATTTCAATGCTGTTATTCATTCCTGCATACAAAGGAATTTTTGGTATAGATGCCAAATTTTTTCATAGCTATTCTATGATTTTTTTAGTTTTTACAAATTTTTTCTTAGGTTTTTTATATACAACTTTTCCAAGATTTTCAGGAACATTTCCGATACACCCAAGAAAATATTTAATGGTTTTTCTATTTAATCTATTAGCAACTGTTAGCTTTTTTGTATCTATTTGGCTAAATCTTGCTTTTTTTGCTGCTGCAATTTTTATGGCTATTAGTTTTGCTTTAACTCTAAAAGAGTTTTACTCTATTTATAAAGTATGTACTCTTCCAAAAAATGACCAATATTGGCTTATTGTAGCTATTGGAGTTGGGGCAATATCTAATATTTTCTTTTTATTATCCTACATACCTTGCAGCTGCAAATCAAATATTATTTATGATACAGCTATTAATTTTGGAATATATCTTTATTTAATATTTTTAGCTTTTGTCGTTGCTTTTAGAATGGTGCCATTTTTTTCTCATGTAATGAATTGGGAAAAAAATAGATATCTACATATTGAAATTTTTACTCTCTTTTTGCTCCACTCATTTTTATACAATCTATATCCAAAGGCTCTTTTTTTAATTGATTTAATAGCTGCAATCTTAATAGCAAATGAGTTAAAAAAGATAAAACTTCCTTTTCCAAATAAAGAGCCACTTCTTTGGATACTTCATATAAGTATTTTTTGGCTTCCTGCTGCTTTGTTTATAGGAAGTTTAATAGAGTTTTTTGAAAAATTTTATGGAATTTATAGCTTTCAACTTCCTATACATCTTTTAGCTCTTGGTTTTTTAACAACAATTCTTATAGGCTTTGGAACAAGAGTAACTTTGGGGCATTCTGGCAATATGCTTATCGTTGATAGAGTTACAGTTTATATTTTCTATTTTACTCAAATTGTGATATTAGGAAGAGTTATATTTAGCATAATGGCTTATTTTGGGAAAATTTCCCCATTTTTTGATATAAGTGCAACTCTATGGATAGTTTTATTTGTATGGTGGATGTTAAAATATTTTAAAGTTTTGGCTTTTGGAGAAAAAATTGCATAG
- a CDS encoding permease — translation MRGIRFLFLVVLVYILLFYFFPQKSLLALKESFSVLIKILPILLVVIFFNALINYFFKPKKLSYHLSKDRGIKAWIIALIAGILSHGPMYAWYPLIEDLKKKGLRDSLIAMFFYARAVKLPILPLMIHYFGLKFAIVLNIYIIIGAVLQGMIVEKIEKGKEWV, via the coding sequence ATGAGAGGGATTAGATTTCTGTTTTTAGTAGTTTTAGTTTATATTTTACTATTTTATTTTTTTCCACAAAAGAGTTTATTGGCTTTAAAAGAGTCATTTTCTGTTTTAATAAAAATTTTGCCTATTTTATTGGTAGTTATATTTTTTAATGCACTAATAAATTATTTTTTTAAACCTAAAAAACTCTCTTATCATCTATCAAAAGATAGGGGAATAAAAGCTTGGATTATAGCTTTAATTGCAGGTATTTTAAGTCATGGCCCTATGTATGCGTGGTATCCATTGATAGAGGATTTGAAAAAAAAGGGGCTTAGAGACTCCCTTATTGCAATGTTTTTTTATGCAAGGGCAGTAAAACTTCCTATTTTGCCTTTAATGATTCATTATTTTGGGCTAAAGTTTGCTATAGTATTAAACATATATATTATCATTGGAGCAGTTTTACAAGGTATGATCGTTGAAAAAATAGAGAAAGGAAAAGAGTGGGTTTAG
- a CDS encoding efflux RND transporter periplasmic adaptor subunit, with the protein MKKWLKILIFLVIIVLLIVGAVRLVKKKKAQLASTPIAKEYAVVVKTFKPIKKSLTLTTSYISLVKNDINSVVSSKFPGRVLYVKKEADLVKKGDVVAKIDDTNLKTKLNSLNLQIESTKNEISSTKTILNNLYKIHERTQKLLKVKGASIEQYEKEQNQIEATKAKLSNLQAKLSSLKESIKEIKNELTYATLKANIDGVVAKQFLHIGDLAMPGHPILKINSDKGNYLLVRVPKDIDIFGVVYKNKIFPVKKLNSTFNSLNEYRVDVKDKDLVEGQRVDIDVITYKGEAILLPKDTILNRDGKSYVLVVKGDKAEPKEINIVTNSQDGVVVKEDLEGVKLVVAKPDILLKLLSGIKLKETK; encoded by the coding sequence ATGAAAAAATGGCTTAAAATACTGATTTTTTTGGTGATTATTGTGCTTTTAATTGTTGGTGCGGTTAGACTAGTTAAAAAGAAAAAAGCTCAGCTTGCATCTACTCCTATTGCTAAAGAGTATGCTGTAGTTGTAAAAACATTTAAACCTATTAAAAAGAGTCTAACTCTTACAACTTCTTATATATCATTAGTTAAAAATGATATAAACAGTGTAGTTTCTTCAAAATTTCCTGGGAGAGTTTTATATGTAAAAAAAGAAGCAGATTTAGTTAAAAAGGGAGATGTTGTAGCAAAAATAGATGATACAAATCTAAAAACAAAACTAAACTCACTAAATTTACAAATAGAATCAACAAAAAATGAAATCTCTTCAACAAAGACTATCTTAAATAATCTTTATAAAATTCATGAAAGAACGCAAAAACTTTTAAAGGTAAAAGGTGCTTCAATCGAGCAGTATGAAAAAGAGCAAAACCAAATAGAAGCTACAAAAGCAAAATTATCAAACTTACAAGCAAAATTATCAAGCTTAAAAGAAAGCATAAAAGAGATAAAAAATGAGCTAACTTATGCAACTTTAAAAGCAAATATTGATGGAGTTGTAGCAAAGCAGTTTTTACATATTGGCGATTTAGCAATGCCAGGACATCCAATATTGAAGATAAACTCAGATAAAGGAAATTATCTTTTAGTTAGAGTTCCAAAAGATATAGATATTTTTGGAGTAGTTTATAAAAATAAAATATTTCCTGTAAAAAAGCTAAATTCTACATTTAACTCATTAAATGAGTATAGAGTTGATGTTAAAGATAAAGATTTAGTTGAAGGTCAAAGAGTAGATATTGATGTTATTACTTATAAAGGAGAAGCAATTTTACTTCCAAAAGACACTATTTTAAATAGAGATGGAAAAAGCTATGTTTTAGTAGTAAAAGGTGATAAGGCTGAGCCAAAAGAGATAAATATAGTTACAAACTCTCAAGATGGAGTTGTAGTAAAAGAGGATTTAGAGGGTGTTAAATTGGTGGTTGCAAAACCAGATATTTTATTGAAATTATTGAGTGGAATAAAATTGAAAGAGACTAAATAG
- a CDS encoding efflux RND transporter permease subunit: MFEYFYKRPYLLFSLIVGFFVMGIIGLKSLPKNLFPDANRPQVVVITSIPGATAEVAASTVSKPIEEEISRISLVRDVSSINVANFSIVKAEFEYEKGLEAAAVDVANALSIAKSKLPKNANPSIYTVGDFTLPVEVVALSPKNKNISLAEIRKIAESHIKPYLLANPHIGNVEVFGGYQSAINIEVDPFKAKKYGISFDNLAKALFAINKDIPIGFTKSKDSFYTVTFYGEKDNIEKLKNINILPNVKLSDIAKVSWSYKKRTSGYLGNGKNAIALSIQRAPAGSVLDVSDAARIEIEKLKKLYPNIDFQIADTQRDLIETANTNMLEALRDAIIYTLLVLLFFLGNFRAIIAAGISIPLVFFGTIAIIWLTGGELNIVIYTAIILALGMLVDDAVVVLENIERHLELHEDMQTAIIKGTKEVLGPVFAGTVGTIAIIFPLMFVGDFPQHIFRPLISTLIIALLVSYFLSITFIPRFSAVLYKNGTGKTKIEKWFEKVYENSLGLLIGPYLSVIKFSNGKWWALRRMLLTAAVVLTFILSLKNVMPLIGKDVMPPMDTGIIKAQVAFSANETVDDAEKKLKKFLTWLHKQPWVKTSSVAFGSESGVLSLGSGNLPTEATITINAVNRFERDKSIWELENIIRDEIAKLPGVKKNDVFDFGATALSTIKAPLDIRIKAADYEKLPDIAKEIIDEIKNIKGLTSISQSWDKDFSEVEIKIDTNKALSYGITPLQIAMQIPIKGQIVSLAADMATMNTQFVRLYLKGKFNENIQNIKLLPIKTKFGEIPLAEFAKISYKLTPAKIERDKLLYSVDVNGYRSKRAVTHITEDANNALKNVDTTGFIVTQEGDIAQLNDSFKRMIKAISIGVIILIMTLTAIYESVRLAIIMILVLPLSMIGAAWGMMLFDKPSCMPSMVGLLLLFGIIIKNAVLLIDFYKEYKKEGEPPFKAALESVRVRFRPVMMTAFGTIAGMIPIALEQAVGLERLSPLADVAIGGLLVGTLLTLIYVPMYAYATDPDNRKTNPIEKVEEFIEE, from the coding sequence ATGTTTGAATATTTTTATAAAAGACCATATCTACTATTTAGCTTGATTGTTGGCTTTTTTGTGATGGGGATTATTGGTTTAAAATCTCTTCCTAAAAATCTATTTCCTGATGCAAATAGACCGCAAGTTGTGGTAATTACTTCAATTCCAGGAGCTACTGCAGAGGTTGCTGCAAGTACTGTTAGTAAGCCAATAGAAGAGGAGATTAGTAGAATCAGCCTTGTTAGAGATGTATCAAGCATAAATGTTGCAAACTTTTCTATAGTAAAGGCTGAATTTGAATATGAAAAGGGGCTTGAAGCAGCTGCAGTGGATGTAGCAAATGCTTTGTCTATAGCTAAAAGTAAACTACCTAAAAATGCAAATCCATCTATTTATACAGTTGGAGATTTTACGCTTCCTGTTGAAGTTGTAGCACTCTCTCCAAAAAATAAAAATATAAGTTTAGCGGAGATTAGAAAGATTGCAGAATCGCATATAAAACCATATCTCTTAGCAAATCCTCATATAGGAAATGTTGAGGTTTTTGGCGGGTATCAGAGTGCGATAAATATAGAAGTTGATCCATTTAAAGCAAAAAAATATGGTATTAGTTTTGATAATTTAGCAAAAGCTCTTTTTGCAATCAATAAAGATATTCCTATTGGTTTTACTAAAAGTAAAGATAGCTTTTATACTGTTACATTTTATGGTGAAAAAGATAATATTGAAAAATTAAAAAATATTAATATCTTGCCAAATGTAAAACTAAGTGACATTGCAAAAGTTAGCTGGAGTTATAAAAAAAGAACAAGTGGCTATCTTGGAAATGGAAAAAATGCAATTGCCTTGTCTATTCAGAGAGCTCCAGCTGGAAGTGTTTTAGATGTTAGTGATGCTGCAAGAATAGAGATTGAAAAACTAAAAAAGCTATATCCAAATATAGATTTTCAAATAGCTGACACTCAAAGGGATTTAATAGAGACTGCAAATACTAATATGCTTGAAGCTTTAAGAGATGCAATTATCTATACCCTTTTAGTACTACTTTTCTTTCTTGGAAATTTTAGAGCTATAATTGCTGCTGGTATTTCTATACCACTTGTTTTCTTTGGAACTATAGCAATTATTTGGCTAACTGGAGGTGAATTAAATATTGTTATCTATACAGCAATAATTCTTGCTCTTGGAATGCTGGTAGATGATGCAGTTGTTGTTCTTGAAAATATTGAAAGGCATCTTGAGCTTCACGAAGATATGCAAACAGCTATCATTAAAGGGACAAAAGAGGTTTTAGGACCTGTATTTGCAGGAACAGTTGGTACAATTGCTATTATTTTTCCACTGATGTTCGTTGGAGACTTTCCACAGCATATATTTAGACCGCTTATTTCAACACTAATTATTGCTCTGCTTGTGAGCTATTTTTTATCTATTACATTTATTCCAAGATTTTCTGCTGTCCTTTATAAAAATGGAACAGGCAAAACAAAGATAGAAAAATGGTTTGAAAAGGTTTATGAAAATTCATTGGGACTTTTAATTGGTCCATATCTTAGCGTTATAAAATTTTCTAATGGAAAATGGTGGGCGCTAAGAAGAATGCTTTTAACTGCTGCAGTTGTTTTAACTTTTATATTGAGTTTAAAAAATGTAATGCCTCTTATTGGCAAAGATGTAATGCCTCCTATGGATACAGGAATTATTAAAGCGCAAGTTGCTTTTAGTGCAAATGAGACAGTTGATGATGCTGAAAAAAAACTTAAAAAGTTTCTAACTTGGCTTCATAAACAGCCTTGGGTAAAAACAAGCTCTGTTGCTTTTGGTAGTGAATCTGGAGTTTTAAGCCTTGGAAGTGGAAATCTTCCAACTGAAGCAACAATTACAATAAATGCTGTAAATAGATTTGAAAGAGATAAGAGTATTTGGGAGCTTGAAAATATTATTAGAGATGAAATTGCAAAACTTCCTGGAGTTAAGAAAAATGATGTATTTGATTTTGGAGCAACAGCTCTTTCTACTATAAAAGCGCCACTTGATATAAGAATAAAAGCAGCCGATTATGAAAAACTACCAGACATTGCAAAAGAGATAATTGATGAAATTAAAAATATAAAAGGATTAACCTCTATTAGCCAAAGTTGGGATAAAGATTTTAGTGAAGTAGAAATAAAAATAGATACAAACAAAGCTTTAAGCTATGGTATAACACCACTTCAAATTGCTATGCAAATCCCAATTAAAGGTCAAATTGTGTCACTTGCAGCAGATATGGCTACTATGAATACACAATTTGTAAGACTATATCTAAAAGGAAAATTTAATGAAAATATACAAAATATAAAACTTCTTCCAATAAAAACAAAATTTGGTGAAATTCCACTTGCTGAGTTTGCAAAAATCTCTTATAAATTAACTCCAGCTAAAATTGAAAGAGATAAGCTTTTATATAGTGTAGATGTAAATGGATATAGATCAAAAAGAGCTGTTACTCATATTACAGAAGATGCCAATAATGCTTTAAAAAATGTAGATACAACGGGATTTATAGTAACACAAGAAGGAGATATAGCTCAACTAAATGATAGCTTTAAAAGAATGATAAAAGCGATATCAATAGGTGTAATTATTTTAATAATGACATTAACTGCTATATATGAATCTGTTCGTCTTGCAATTATTATGATTTTGGTATTGCCACTTTCTATGATAGGGGCTGCTTGGGGCATGATGCTATTTGACAAACCAAGCTGTATGCCAAGTATGGTGGGACTTTTGCTTCTATTTGGAATAATTATAAAAAATGCAGTTTTATTAATTGACTTTTATAAAGAGTATAAAAAAGAGGGAGAGCCTCCATTTAAAGCTGCTCTAGAGAGTGTTAGAGTCAGATTTAGACCTGTTATGATGACAGCTTTTGGAACAATAGCAGGTATGATTCCAATAGCATTAGAACAAGCAGTTGGGCTTGAGAGACTCTCTCCACTTGCAGATGTGGCAATTGGTGGACTTTTAGTTGGAACACTGCTTACTTTAATCTATGTTCCAATGTATGCATATGCAACAGATCCTGATAACAGAAAAACAAATCCTATAGAAAAAGTTGAAGAGTTTATTGAAGAGTAA
- a CDS encoding sulfite exporter TauE/SafE family protein, which translates to MGNEIIYYAIYFFLTLVLSTLFAMGGVGSAIALVPVLHFFGLEFNLSKAIGLFVNTSTTVTATIMNLKRKVLDIKFAFPLAISLAFAAPIGAYFSKIVPESFVKIIFIAFLFFAGSMLLFGRKEQKFHYVKIWVLIVLGSIVGVISGLLGVGGGSLLMPILILLGFDAKKVAIAMSFVIPFSTFSAFLTYLSFVEIDWLLLFIVTIAAILGGYIGNYIMHFHLNQKHIKKIIGFLLYLIGIKMIFRLV; encoded by the coding sequence ATGGGTAACGAGATTATTTATTATGCAATATACTTTTTTTTAACATTGGTTCTTTCTACTCTTTTTGCAATGGGTGGAGTTGGAAGTGCTATAGCATTGGTGCCAGTGCTTCACTTTTTTGGATTGGAATTTAATCTATCTAAAGCAATTGGACTTTTTGTAAATACCTCAACAACTGTTACTGCAACTATTATGAATTTAAAAAGAAAAGTTTTAGATATTAAATTTGCTTTTCCACTTGCTATATCTTTAGCATTTGCTGCTCCAATTGGAGCATACTTTTCGAAAATTGTGCCAGAAAGCTTTGTAAAGATTATATTTATTGCTTTTTTGTTTTTTGCAGGTAGTATGTTACTTTTTGGAAGAAAGGAGCAAAAATTTCATTATGTCAAAATATGGGTATTGATAGTTTTAGGATCTATTGTAGGAGTTATAAGTGGGCTTTTAGGTGTTGGTGGTGGAAGTTTGCTTATGCCAATACTGATACTTCTTGGATTTGATGCTAAAAAAGTAGCTATTGCTATGAGCTTTGTGATTCCTTTTTCAACTTTTAGTGCATTTTTAACATATCTTAGTTTTGTAGAAATTGATTGGCTACTTTTGTTTATTGTAACAATTGCAGCAATTTTAGGTGGATATATAGGCAATTATATAATGCATTTTCACTTAAATCAAAAACATATAAAAAAGATTATAGGATTCTTGTTATACTTAATAGGAATAAAAATGATTTTTAGACTGGTTTAA
- a CDS encoding carboxymuconolactone decarboxylase family protein, with the protein MQTPRPEQVMNMMKERFGKLPKSIEDAAKVDPSLIVEQAISSKLSMQSEKNTLDPKTSTLIFLAAALALGSEECVELNTKAAKKMGATNEEILSVIRIVRHAAASSVVGVADAALKNLKEE; encoded by the coding sequence ATGCAAACACCTAGACCTGAACAAGTTATGAATATGATGAAAGAGCGCTTTGGAAAGTTGCCAAAGTCGATAGAAGATGCGGCAAAAGTTGATCCATCTTTAATAGTTGAGCAAGCTATTAGCTCAAAGCTTAGTATGCAAAGTGAAAAAAATACTCTCGATCCAAAAACAAGTACATTAATATTTTTAGCGGCTGCTTTGGCTCTTGGAAGCGAAGAGTGTGTAGAACTTAATACAAAAGCTGCTAAAAAAATGGGCGCAACAAATGAAGAGATACTCTCAGTCATCCGCATAGTTCGTCATGCAGCAGCAAGTAGTGTTGTTGGAGTAGCTGATGCTGCACTAAAAAATCTAAAAGAAGAGTGA
- a CDS encoding cation diffusion facilitator family transporter yields MGYHHHHHVEGKNLFITIILNIIITLSQIVGGIYANSLSLLSDAMHNLSDVLTLVIAWAANKIAKKPSTKSYTFGLKRAEIIAALFNASLLLGIAIFLIVESFHKFFYPQSVDSLWVIWLGILSILLNTLSVLFVKKDSEKNINIKAAYLHLLTDVFTSIAVVIGGLLMQFYKIYWVDPAISLLIAFYLIFASIDIIKESITILMEFAPKSIDIEKIADEVKKIKEVENIHHIHIWRLGEHDIFLEAHIDFKKNLSLKEVTQIIIDIEKLLFKKFHISHVTLQPEFQREDNKAIVV; encoded by the coding sequence ATGGGATATCACCATCATCACCATGTAGAAGGTAAAAATCTTTTTATCACCATTATCTTAAATATTATCATTACACTCTCCCAAATAGTGGGTGGAATATATGCAAACTCTTTATCACTTCTTAGTGATGCTATGCATAATCTGAGTGATGTTCTTACTTTAGTTATTGCATGGGCCGCAAATAAAATAGCTAAAAAACCATCAACTAAAAGCTATACTTTTGGCCTAAAAAGAGCAGAGATAATTGCAGCTTTGTTTAATGCCTCACTGCTTCTTGGGATTGCTATTTTTTTAATAGTAGAATCATTTCATAAATTTTTTTATCCACAAAGTGTTGATTCATTATGGGTTATTTGGCTTGGAATTTTAAGTATCCTTTTAAATACTCTTAGTGTTTTATTTGTCAAAAAAGATTCAGAAAAAAATATTAATATAAAAGCTGCCTATTTACATCTTTTAACAGATGTTTTTACATCTATTGCTGTTGTAATAGGTGGTTTACTTATGCAGTTTTATAAAATCTACTGGGTCGACCCAGCTATTTCTCTTTTAATAGCTTTTTATCTGATATTTGCTTCAATTGATATTATAAAAGAATCTATCACTATTTTGATGGAGTTTGCTCCAAAATCTATAGATATAGAAAAGATTGCAGATGAAGTAAAAAAGATAAAAGAGGTGGAGAACATTCATCATATCCATATCTGGAGATTGGGAGAGCATGATATTTTTTTAGAAGCACACATCGATTTTAAAAAAAATCTATCTTTAAAAGAGGTAACACAAATAATTATTGATATAGAGAAACTTCTTTTTAAAAAATTTCATATTTCTCATGTCACATTACAGCCAGAGTTTCAAAGAGAAGATAATAAAGCTATAGTGGTTTAA
- a CDS encoding TolC family protein, protein MKKLLIFSLVGVLLNASELSELFKELKKKPVTKIDEELVKITKLKKQKVIDELYPSINLFATYEHYTKYTNLRPVPPPEANSLIAHKEALPFAKDIRRVGASFDMPLFVKELFTLQDKLNHIIKSAEYKKNIDIYKNEAIILASYANLNYLKELENTLIAREKSLNKTYEDLKIKVDSGRAAPIALDKIESAIDSIKITLQKIKTNETLAKEKIASLVGREPKNITKIEQINSLNTNSFYTLKPLKEQLNAAKYDLKAKKEKFLPKLFLSGKYTQNYADEDVMFDKSINTGYGNILLKLVIPISKSKFTDIEISKRELIQKNENLIKTQIELKAKAKSLKNQLKIYKNMQKIAHQKVKRQKELLRYAKTAFDVERITEEEYLRYEDNLLQAQAELSQIKAKYWQTLAQLAVIYGNDLERIVK, encoded by the coding sequence ATGAAAAAATTACTTATTTTTTCACTTGTAGGAGTTTTGTTAAATGCAAGTGAATTAAGTGAGCTTTTTAAAGAGTTAAAGAAAAAACCTGTAACCAAGATAGATGAAGAGTTGGTAAAGATTACAAAATTAAAAAAGCAAAAAGTTATTGATGAGCTATATCCATCAATTAATCTTTTTGCAACATATGAGCACTATACAAAATATACAAATCTTCGTCCTGTCCCACCACCAGAGGCCAACTCTTTAATAGCTCATAAAGAGGCTTTGCCATTTGCAAAGGATATAAGAAGAGTTGGGGCAAGTTTTGATATGCCTCTTTTTGTAAAAGAGCTTTTTACTTTGCAAGATAAATTAAATCATATCATTAAAAGTGCAGAATACAAAAAAAATATAGATATTTATAAAAATGAAGCCATAATTTTAGCAAGCTATGCAAATCTAAACTATCTAAAAGAGCTTGAAAATACACTAATTGCAAGGGAAAAATCATTAAATAAAACATATGAAGATTTAAAGATAAAAGTAGATAGTGGAAGAGCTGCTCCAATTGCTCTTGATAAGATTGAAAGCGCAATTGATTCAATAAAGATTACTTTGCAAAAAATAAAAACAAATGAAACTTTGGCAAAAGAGAAAATTGCATCTTTAGTTGGAAGGGAACCAAAAAATATTACTAAAATTGAGCAGATAAATAGTTTAAATACCAATAGTTTTTATACATTAAAACCATTAAAAGAGCAATTAAATGCTGCAAAATATGATTTAAAAGCAAAAAAGGAAAAATTTTTGCCAAAGCTATTTTTAAGTGGCAAATATACGCAAAATTATGCAGATGAAGATGTTATGTTTGATAAAAGTATAAATACAGGTTATGGAAATATTTTATTAAAACTTGTTATTCCTATCTCTAAAAGCAAATTTACAGATATAGAGATATCAAAAAGAGAGCTTATACAAAAAAATGAAAACTTAATAAAAACGCAGATTGAATTAAAAGCAAAAGCAAAATCTTTAAAAAATCAGTTAAAAATATATAAAAATATGCAAAAGATAGCTCATCAAAAAGTAAAAAGGCAAAAAGAGCTTTTAAGATATGCAAAAACTGCCTTTGATGTTGAAAGGATTACAGAAGAGGAGTATCTAAGATATGAAGATAATCTACTACAAGCTCAAGCAGAGCTATCTCAAATAAAAGCAAAATATTGGCAGACTTTAGCTCAGCTTGCAGTAATTTATGGAAATGATTTAGAAAGGATTGTAAAATGA